Proteins encoded by one window of Salvia splendens isolate huo1 chromosome 7, SspV2, whole genome shotgun sequence:
- the LOC121741275 gene encoding ABSCISIC ACID-INSENSITIVE 5-like protein 6, with translation MGIQTMNSHVSGGGQQSHVPHHPLQRCNSWLGLTLDEVERHLLGNLAKPLGSMNLDELLKKVWTTDTSRSYGMESIETSPAASLQRQASWSLARAFTGKTVNEVWRDIQRGYKMSNVEGFGSQERTPTLGEMTLEDFLVKAGMYVSNASTVSIEPMMSLDSALKSHKFSSQMRSLSPSPSIDDLSDTPLPGRKRMSGDLEKTIERRLRRKIKNRESAARSRARKQAYHNELVTKVSRLEEENSKLKKEKEFEQITTCEACTLRFQLRRTSSF, from the exons ATGGGGATTCAGACAATGAATTCTCATGTGAGTGGTGGGGGGCAGCAATCTCATGTACCGCATCATCCACTGCAACGTTGCAACTCGTGGTTAGGCCTAACGCTAGACGAAGTCGAGAGGCACTTGCTAGGTAATTTGGCAAAGCCATTAGGAAGCATGAACCTTGATGAGTTGCTCAAGAAAGTGTGGACCACTGATACTAGCCGCTCCTATGGGATGGAGAGCATCGAAACATCCCCTGCAGCGTCACTGCAGCGCCAAGCGAGTTGGTCGCTTGCTAGGGCTTTCACAGGGAAGACGGTGAATGAGGTGTGGAGGGATATCCAGCGAGGGTATAAGATGAGCAATGTGGAGGGCTTCGGTAGCCAGGAAAGAACCCCGACCCTTGGTGAGATGACTTTGGAGGATTTTTTGGTGAAAGCAGGGATGTACGTGTCCAATGCTTCCACCGTTTCTATTGAACCCATGATGTCCTTGGATAGCGCACTCAAGTCCCACAAATTCTCATCTCAAATGAGGTCATTGTCTCCTTCGCCTTCAATCGATGATTTGTCAGATACTCCATTGCCTGGCCGGAAGAGGATGTCTGGGGATCTTGAGAAGACCATCGAGAGGAGGCTAAGGCGAAAAATTAAGAACAGAGAGTCTGCTGCACGTTCACGTGCAAGGAAACAG GCCTACCACAATGAGTTGGTGACCAAGGTCTCACGACTTGAAGAGGAAAATTCGAAGCTTAAGAAGGAAAAG